Within the Terriglobia bacterium genome, the region CGCGGAGCAGCTGCAGCCTTACCTTGGAGATGAACGCGACATTGCCTGTACCTGACACATTGCCGAAAGCATCCCAGAACCTCAGGCCATGGTAGCTCGGGTCGGGCTCGGTGAAATCCGGAAACTTGCCGTTGCTCCAATCGAACCTCCCGGAATCGACGATCACACCTCCGATCGAGGTGCCGTGTCCGCCGATATATTTGGTGGCCGAGAGGACCGTAATGTCTGCGCCGTAGTCTATGGGTTTGACCAGTCCGATGCCTACCGTGTTGTCCACCACGAACGGAACGCCGGCTTTGTGAGCAATCCTGCCGATGGCCTCAAAGTCGGGCACATCGAGCTTCGGATTGCCGATGGTTTCGGCATAGATCACCCGGGTGCGGCTGCTAATGGCCTTCTCAAACTCGGCGGGCCTGGTGGAATCGACGAACTTCGCTCCCCTCCCCAACTTGGCAAAAGTGTAATGTAATAGTTGATATGTTCCACCGTAAAGGTTGTTGGCTGCTACTATTTCTTCTCCAAGACCCGTGATCCCAAGGAGGGCGCAGGCCACGGCAGCCTGTCCGGAGGCCATTGCCAGCGCTCCCGTGCCACCCTCGAGAGCCGCGACCCTCTTTTCGAAGACGTCGTTGGTGGGATTCATGATGCGGGTGTAGATATTTCCGGCTGCTTCCAGCGCGAAGAGGCTGGCAGCATGTTCGGTATCTCGGAAAACGTATGAGGAGGTCTGATAGATCGGTACTGCTCTTGCGCCGGTCGTCGGATCGGCGGTTTCCTGGCCGGCGTGCAGCGCCAGGGTGTCGAGTCGTCTTTTTGACATTTTCTTGTCCTGTTTCGAGAGTCCTTGGCGGACATGTTGCACAAAATAAAAAACCCACGTACCAGCGGCCCTCTCTGGCAGTGGGTTGCGGTTGCTCGGAGCCTTCGTCAAACGGTTACATGAGCATGCCTCCCAAAGCAGAGGGGCCACGCATGGGCATGGCCATGCAGCACATGTAGACGAGAGTTCCGGTTCCGTTGCATTTCATCTTCAAGCCCGAGATCGCAATTTCATACTTTATGCATGAACAGTTGTCAAGAACAATAGGAGTCAGGAGTGAGGATACAGGAGAAAAGCGGGCTTTCGAGGCAGGCTCCGCTGATGGGCATCCAATCCACGTGACTTCGTAGCAACAGACGTTCTGGCTCATCTGCGGAGTGCTCCGAACTCTTCTCATTTATTCTGACCTCTGACTCCTTCTTTTGCCTGTGGTCGCTACTTGCCGTCTGAGGTACAATCCCCCGGGTGTTGACAGCGGCATCATTTCCAGCAGGCGAGACCGACAATCAATGACCACCAAGTCCAGGGCGGAGGAATTTCGCCGGCAGCTCGAATCCCGCACCCTTGTGGCCGACGGCGCCATGGGCACAATGCTCTATTCCAAGGGTATTTTCATCAACCGCTGTTACGACGAGCTGAACCTGTCCTCGCCGGACCTCGTGAAAGGGGTGCACCTGGAATACGTGAAGGCGGGCGCGGAGATCCTGGAAACGAACACGTTCGGCGCCAACAGGATGCGTTTGGAAGGATTTGGCATCGCCGACAAGCTGTGCGCCATCAACCAGGCGGGCGTGCGCATTGCCCGGGAGGCGGCCGGGGGCGATGCCTTCGTGGCGGGAGCGCTCGGACCCCTCGGGGCGCACATCGAGCCCTTGGGGCCCACTTCTTTTGCGGAAGCGCGCGCCATTTTCGCAGAGCAGATCGAATGCCTCCTGGAAGCCGGCGCCGACCTGCTGATCCTGGAAACCTTCACCAACCTCGACGAGCTGCGCGAAGCCGTGCTGGCTGCCCGCAAGGTAGCGGGGGATGATCTGGTTGTCGTCGCCCAGGTCACCATTGATGATTACGGCAGCCTGCGCGACGGCACGGATACTCGAACCTTCACGCTCGAGATGGATCAGTGGCCTGCCGACGTCATCGGCTGCAACTGCTCGGCAGGGCCCAAGGTGACGTTCGAGACCGTCGAAAAAATGATGCAGTATTCCAAAAAGCCGGTCAGCGCCATGCCCAACGCCGGACATCCGGCACTCGTGGACGGACGCAAGCTCTATCTGTGCTCGCCGGAGTACATGGCACAGTATGCCAGGCGCATGATGTGGGCGGGGGTGAAGATCGTGGGCGGTTGCTGCGGCATCACGCCCGAGCACATCAAGCTGGTGCGCGCCGAGGCCCGCTCACTGCAACCGGGCCGCCGCGATCACACCGTGACCCTGGAGGAGCCGGCGGTCAAGGCGCAGGCGCTCCCCCCGGTGCCGGTGGCGCAGAAGTCGAGACTCGGCACCAAGCTCGCCGAAGGACGCTTCGCCGCATTCGTCGAGATCCTCCCTCCTCGCGGCGTCGCATACGCGAACGAGATCGCGGCCGCCAGGATGTGCGCGGAGCGAGGCATTGACTGTATCAATGTGCCTGACGGGCCACGCGCCAGCGCGCGCATGAGCGCACAGGTCACATGCCAGTTGATGCAGCAGCTGGCCGGCATCGAAGCGGTGTTGCACTTCTGCTGCCGGGATCGGAATATCCTCGGCATCCAGTCGGAGCTTCTCGGCGCACATGCCGTGGGCATCCGCAACCTGATCTGCATCACGGGCGATCCGCCGCGGATGGGCAGTTACCCGGGCGCCACGGCGGTTTTCGACGTCGACTCGATCGGATTGGTGAACATCGTCAACAACTTGAACCGCGGGCTCGACATCGGGGGCAACTCGATGGGATCGCAGACTTCGTTTCTGATCGGCGTGGGCGCAAACCCCGGAGCGCTGAATCTCGAGGAGGAGCTGCAGCGTTTCGACTGGAAAGTCCAGGCAGGAGCGGAGTACGTGGTCACACAGCCCGTCTTCGACCCGGAGCTGCTTGAACGTTTCCTCGCGCGCATTGAAGATGCGCGCATTCCCGTCATCGCAGGCATATGGCCCCTGACGAGCTATCGCAACGCGGAATTCATGATGAACGAGCTTCGGGCGCCCGTCCCCGAAAACATCATGGAACGGATGCGGCGGGCGCCCAATGCCGAAGCCGCGGCCAAAGAAGGCCTGGCAATCGCGCGTGAAATGGTCGAACGCGTGCGTCACATGGTTCAGGGCGTTCAGCTGAGCGCGCCCTTTGGCCGTTATCAGGCCGCGCTGGAAGTAGCGGAAGCAATCGGTCCGCATTAGAAAATCTCAAGGCAGAGGGCGCAGAACATTCAGGTACCATTTTTCTCTGTGCCGTGTGCGTTGAGATTTTGCCTAGGCTGTAATCGTGTCGACATATACCACAGCTTGCCCCTGTAATTGTTACAGCACCTGCTCCATGCAGGTGGAAGTGGAGGATGGCCGCATCCGGCGCCTGGAGCCGCACCCGGACAATGCCGCCACGCCCGGTGGGCTTTGTCTGAAAGGCCTGAGCTACATAGAGAGGGTCCATTCTCCCGACCGGCTCCTCTTCCCCGTGGCACGCACGCCGGGGATCTCGAGCTTCCAACGGATCTCCTGGAATGAAGCTCTGGAGCGAATTGCTGAAAAACTGAATCACTTCAAGGCGGGCTGGGGGCCCCAGAGCGTACTCTACTATGCGGGGAGCGGCACGAAGGGTCTGCTCAATTCCGTGGGCATCAGTTTCTGGCGGCTCTTCGGGGGCTGCACCACCACTTATGGGGACCTGTGCTGGCCGGCGGGCCTCGAAGCGACGCGCCTGACCTTAGGAGAAAATAAACACAACGCGCCCTGGGACCTTGCCAACGCGAAGCTCATCATCCTCTGGGGGAAGAATCCGGCCGAAACCAACATCCACCAGATGCCTTTCGTCGACCAGGCGCTGGCACACGGCGCCAGGCTCATCGTCATTGATCCCCGGCGCACCGAGTCGGCGGAGCGTGCCGAACTTCTCATTCAGCCGCGGCCGGGTTCAGACGGGGCCCTCGCGCTCGGCGTCGCGCATCTGCTTTTAAAGCGCAATCACGTCGACACCCCTTTCATCGAGCGCCACGTGTTCGGATTCCATGAATTCTGCGCCTTGGCCGAGGATTTCACGCCCGAGCGGGCTGCCGAGTTGAGTGATGTCCCCGTCACTCACATCGAAAGGCTCGCCGACTGTTTCGGCAGTATCAGGCCTGCGACCATCTGCGCTGGATTCGGGATGCAGCGCTACACCAACAGCGGCCAAACGATGCGGGCCATGATCGCCCTGATCGCAATCACCGGCAACATCGGCTATCCGGGTGCAGGGTGGCAGTTCGCCAATCTTCAGAGCGCTGTGTTCGACAGCATTCGCGATCCCCTGGCATCTTATCCGCCCGAGAAGCCGGACGGCATCGTGCGTGTCGCTATTTCACCGGCCCGCCTGGGGCAGGATATGCTCGCGGCCCGCGACCCGGAGCTGAAGATGGTTTGGGTGGAACGCGGCAACCCGGTCACACAGAATCCCGAGACCCACACCGTCCTGAAGGCTTTCCGTGCGCTGGAATTCCGCGTAGTCGTTGACCAGTTTCTGACCGACACCGCGCGCGAGGCGGACATCGTGCTGCCGGCCAAGACCCTTTTCGAGCAATCGGACGTGATCGGAGCCTACTGGCATGCTTACCTGCAACTGAGGCAGAAAGTGCTCGATCCCCCCGGCGAAGTGAAGCCGGAAAGCGAAATCTACCGCCTGCTGGCGCAGCGCCTGGGTATGCCTGCAGCTGTGGTGGCGGAACAGATTCCCGGACCGACGGATGCGGAAGTCGAGGCCTGGCTCGAACGCAAGCTGGCGCCGTTTCCAGAAGTGACGCTGGAGCGCCTGCGCTCCGGACCCGTGCCGGCACCCGGATGTCAGGAAATCGCGTTTTCCGATTTTGTCTTTCCGACTCCGTCGGGCAAGATCGAACTGCTTTCGCAGGAAGCCGCACAACGGTGGGGTGTCGACCCGTTGCCGGTCTGTGGTGACCCGGAGGAAACCCGTCCGCGCTCGCCGTCGTCGCCGACTCCATATCCGCTTTTTTTCCTGACGCCGAATACCAAGAATCAGATCCATTCTCAGTTCGGCAACCTGAAGATGATTCGTGCCGTAGGCGAGCCTTCATCCGTGCTGATCCATCCCGTCGATGCCCGCAAGCGGGGCATCCTCGACGGCAGTCTCGTACGTATTTTCAACGCGCGCGGGGGCATCGAAGCCGCGGCCCGCATCGATTTCAGTCTCAAGCCCGGATGCGTGTCCATGACCAACGGGACGTGGATCAGCGAAGGCGGAACCGTGAACTTCTGCTCCTTCGGCCGCGAAACGGACATGGGGCACGGTGCAGCCTTTCACGACAATCTGGTGGAAATCAAGAAGGTGGTCCGATGAGAGGCTTCGTGCTCGATTTGAACCGCTGCACCGGTTGTCACGCCTGCCTGCTTGCCTGCAGCGTCGAGAACGAGCTCGGGGAGCAGAAAAGCTGGAGACAGGTGTTCACCTTCAATATGCGGCGGCGCACCGGCATATCCAGGCACCACCTGTCGCTGGGCTGCCTGCACTGCGCCGACCCGGCCTGCATGAGGGTCTGCCCGGCCTCGGCATATGCCCGTGATCCTGCTACCGGCGCCGTGTTGATCGACACCAGGCTCTGCATCGGCTGCAAGTACTGCAGCTGGGCGTGCCCCTTTGATGCGCCCCGTTACAGCCGCGATACCGGGACGATGGCCAAATGCACATGCTGCAATGATCGCCTGCTCCAGGGCAGGAATCCGGCCTGCGCTTCGCTCTGCCCGACCGGCGCGCTGCAGTTTGCAGAATTGGAGGCGGAAGCCGGCGTAGGGAGCGTCCCGGGCTTTCCTGCCACGGCTCTCGGCCCGGCGATGCGGTTCATGCCGCTGCGATCTGCGGATACCGGTCCGGAGCTGCGTGCGGCGCCGGACGAGCCGGCCGTGGCCACAGACTATCAGGACTTGGACTCCGCCCCGGCGCCGAAGGTCACCATAGAATCGGAATGGTCACTGGTCTTTTTCTCCCTTGCCGCAGCTCTGCTCGTAGCCATCGCCAGCGCGGCGGTTGCCGGATCCATGAGAATCGACGCGTTCGATTTCCTGATCGCGGCGCTGGGTGCAATCGGAGTTAGCGCTCTGCACCTGGGCAAGTTGCGGCGGTCCTGGCGCGCGATTCTCAACCTGCGCCACTCCTGGCTGAGCCGCGAGATCACCTTTTACTCTGCGTTCACCGTGCTGGCCGCGATCATGTTCTTTCTCCCTGCCGTCGCCCCGGTCCTCTCCTGGCCGGCGGTCCTGTCGGGATTTATGGGGCTGTTTTGCATCGACCGGGTTTACGAATCCGTGAGCGGGGACAAGTGGTCTCGCCTGCACAGCGCGCGCGTTCTGCTCACGGGCTTGCTTCTGTTCGGTATCCTGACGGTCAACCCGATGATTGCAGGTCTTACGGGCCTGTTGAAGCTTGTGCTTTATGCGTACCGGCAGTCGTGGTTCAAGAGCAACCCGCGCGCGCTGGCGTCGGTGCTGAGATTGGGGGCGGGATTTGTGGTCCCGCTCGCAATATGGAGAGTCTACCCTGACTGGGTGTTGCCCTCAGTACTGGTGGGAGAGGTCGTTGACCGGTGCGAATACTACCTTGATCTGGACATCGTGACCCCGCGCCGGCAGATCGCCTCGGACCTGGACAAAAGCCGTGACCTTCACCCGTTCTGATCGGGGCAGCTGTCTCAAGCCGTCGAATTGCGTTGCTTCCCTTCGTCATCCTTCCAGGCCTGCACTCCCGGCAGAGCCCCCTGCCAGCGGGCCACCAGGGCTGAAGCCAGGCAATTGCCTGCGGTATTGACGGCGGTGCGCGGCATGTCCAGCAAAGGATCGATGCCGAGCAGCAACGCGACGCCGGCTCCCACCACTTCGGGCGACAATCCCATTGCGGGCAATGCGGCAGCAATCACAACCAGTGCAGAACGAGGCACCCCCCCGATGCCCTTGCTTGCCACAAAGAGTGTGCCGAAAAGAACCAGCTGGTCGCCGAGAGTGAGCGGGATTCGGAACGCCTGAAAGATGAACAGCGAGGCCACGCCGATGAACACCGTACTCCCCGAAGGGTTGAAATTCAGACCCGTTCCCATGGTGAAGGACACAATCGATCGCGGCACCCCCATGGCCTCCATGCTCTCCATCGCTTTAGGCAGGGCGCCCGAGGCCGAGGAGGTGGCAAAGGCCACGGCAATGGGCTCCTGCGCAGCCTGATACAACTTGCGGAGCGGAATCCGGGACAGAAGAGCCAGGAGCGGATAAAACACGAGCAGGAGCAAGCCAAGTCCGAGATATACCGCCGCGATCAAGCGCACGAAACTCGTTCCTACCTGAAGTCCCTGCCGGCTCACCAGTGCGGCCGCCGCCCCGAACACTCCCACGGGCGCAGCCATCATCACCATATCCGTAAACCGGTACATGACCTGGGCCAGGGAGCGGCACAAATCGAGGATCGGCCGGCCTGCCGGACCTGCCAAAGAGACGGCGACCGCGAAGATGATGGAAAAAACAACAACCTGCAAAACGTCGCCGCGTGCCATGGCGTCGGCAAAGCTGCGAGGGACAAGGCGGATCCAGAAAGATTCGGTGGGTGGCGCGCTGATATCCGCAGCCATCCTGGCCGCAGTGGTGGCGACGCCGCGCCCGGGCTGCAGCAGGTTTGCCAGGGCGAAAGCAATTGTGAGCGCCAGAGTCGTAACCACTATGAAAAAGCCGAAGGTCCGGAACGCGAGGCTCCCAAGCTTGCGCAGGTCCCCCTGGCCGGCAATGCCGACCACGAGGGTGGAGAAAATCAAAGGCGCGATGATCACCAGAACAAGGCGAATGAAGATGGTCGCGAGAATCTCGAGGGAGAGTCCGAAGGCCGGCCAGCGCCAGCCGACCAGTGCGCCCGCGGCCAGCGCCGCCATGATCTGCCAGGTCAGGCTCATGCGCATCCGCCGAATCTCCCTCCACTCATGGGCGGGATTCTACTACATTATAGATCCTTTGAAGCCAATCCTATGCTCAGCGGCCTCTGCGTTGAGATTTTTTACCCTCGGCTATCCAGTGCTATGAGCGCTTGTCCACCGCCGCTTCCGCGGGTGGACGGTAGCCGAAGACGCCCCGTTCCTTGATCAACTTGATCGCCGGCTGAGGTACCATGCTTTCCCACGCAGGGTCGCCGGTCTGAATCATGGCCAGGACTTCCTTGGGGAGAATGTGCAGATCTTTCTCGCTGATGTCCCGGATCGATTCGATCAGCTTGTTATCGATCAGGTGCGCATACAGATGGCGCAGGTTCGGAGCGACAGCAAGCGTTTCTGCTGTAACCAGCGTGCCGGTCTGACAATTCCTCGTAGGATAAACGTAAAGCTTGACGCCGGACATGAACAGGCGGCCAAAGGACTCGAGAATTCCCCCGGGCAGCTCGGTGTAATATTTCTCATCGAACAAGCGCTGAAGATTGGGGATGCCCAGGGCAAACACGATGCGCTTCGAGGTGTAGAATCGGAGATACGCACTCAGGCGGTAATAGTAGGGGAAATTGGAGATGATTACCGTCTTGCCCAGCGCGCCGAGGATATCGACGCGCGCGAGAAAATCGCCGTGGTCGATGCGATCGCCCGAGAGCAGATTGCGCAAGGACATTTCCATGACGACCACGGGCCGCTCACTGAGTTCAGCTGCGAACCTGGCGGCGGCCCGCTCGAGCAAGTCCAGACCTGGTCGGGTAACAGGCCGAAAGCTGCCACGCTCAACCAGAATTGGTTTTTCGAACAGGACCTCGTGAGGCTGAACGACCTCACCCTGAGCATCGAACATGGCAGCATCCGTGAACCCTTGCTCGACCAACTGCAGGCTCATGAGCCTGTTGTCGACACCCGCGAAGCAGGGTCCCGAGAAGCGGATCATGTCCACTTCAAAACGTTCCCGCGCCAGATCGTCCCTCAGCGAACTGATGAGATTCGCCGGTCCCTGATAGTGATAGAGTCCGCCGTAGATCAGATTGACGCCCAGAATGCCCAATGCCTCCTGCTTGTAGACATTGTCGGTCTCGAACATGCGCACATGAAGGATGATTTCCGACGGCTGGACCTTGGGCTGATGCTGGAAACGCATGCCTATCCAGGCGTGGCCCGGCTGATTGTGGGTCGAACTGCCCATCGCGGCAGTCTCAGCAAAGACGAAAAACGTGGTCGTGGCGCCCCGCTTGGCGTCCAGGCGCTCCAGGAGCAGGCTGTACTCGTGCTCCAGCATCGCTTGCAGCCGATTCCGGCTGACATAGCGGTCGCAGGGCCCGTATATGGCATCGCTGACGGTCATGTCATAGGCAGAGATGGTCTTGGCGACCGTTGCAGCCGCCCCGCCCACGCGGAAGAACCAGCGAGCGACCTCCTGTCCCGCGCCGATTTCGGCAAACGTGCCGTGCCGTGCGGCATCGAGGTTGATCTGACGCGCTTTCTGGTAGGCGCCGGCCTTTTCTTCGCTAACCATGGCTAGTATTTTTCGCCAAACGCCGCTGCTAATCAATATCCGTGACTCCGGAAACGACACTAAAACTTCAGTTTTGAATCCACTGCCAGAGCATTCCTGGAGTCTTTGAGCCTTGGAGCCGTTGAGGCTTACATCCTGTGGTCCAGGCGCCACAGACCATAGCGGGAACACAGCTTGACGGCCGCCATGTATTCCGCCGCGGTCAGAGGCGAGGACAGCGGCGGATTCTCGCCAGATCGATAGCAGGGGTGATACTGGTCCATCAGATTGATGTAGGTGTTGGTGGAGATTGCGCGCGCGATGAAAGACAGAACCTCCTCGGTACCCGACAGCCCACCGGGGAGAACCAGGTGGCGGATGAGCAATCCGCGCACGGCGATCCCCCCCTCATCAAGCACGAGGTCTCCCACCTGGCGATGCATCTCGCGAACGGCAGCCCGGTTCACCTCCACGTAGTCTTTAATTCTGGAATATTCGAATGCGACTTCCGGATCACCATACTTCATGTCGGGCATGTAGATGTCGACGACACCGTCGAGCAGCGCCAGAGCCTCCATGCTGTCGAATCCGCCCGTGTTGTAGACCAGAGGCACGCGCAACCCGCACTCTGCCGCGATGAGTAAAGCGGCGAGGATCGGCGACACCACATGGCTTGGCGTGACCAGATTGATGTTATGGCACCCCTTCGACTGCAACTCCAGCATCATGGAGGCGATCTCCTCGGGTGTCGCCTCTTTCCCTGTCCCTTTTTGGCTGATTTCCCAGTTCTGGCAGTAGGTGCAACGAAGGGAGCACCATGAAAAAAAGATCGTGCCCGAACCGCGCCGGCCGCGCAAGGGGTCCTCTTCGCCGTGGTGAGGTCCATAACTGTGGACGATGGCACGCTCCCCTGTGTGGCAGGCAGCCCCTGCGATCGAGAGGCGGCGGTTGACATGGCAACAACGGGCACACAGGTCACAGTCCTC harbors:
- a CDS encoding 4Fe-4S binding protein; translated protein: MRGFVLDLNRCTGCHACLLACSVENELGEQKSWRQVFTFNMRRRTGISRHHLSLGCLHCADPACMRVCPASAYARDPATGAVLIDTRLCIGCKYCSWACPFDAPRYSRDTGTMAKCTCCNDRLLQGRNPACASLCPTGALQFAELEAEAGVGSVPGFPATALGPAMRFMPLRSADTGPELRAAPDEPAVATDYQDLDSAPAPKVTIESEWSLVFFSLAAALLVAIASAAVAGSMRIDAFDFLIAALGAIGVSALHLGKLRRSWRAILNLRHSWLSREITFYSAFTVLAAIMFFLPAVAPVLSWPAVLSGFMGLFCIDRVYESVSGDKWSRLHSARVLLTGLLLFGILTVNPMIAGLTGLLKLVLYAYRQSWFKSNPRALASVLRLGAGFVVPLAIWRVYPDWVLPSVLVGEVVDRCEYYLDLDIVTPRRQIASDLDKSRDLHPF
- a CDS encoding dicarboxylate/amino acid:cation symporter, which translates into the protein MRMSLTWQIMAALAAGALVGWRWPAFGLSLEILATIFIRLVLVIIAPLIFSTLVVGIAGQGDLRKLGSLAFRTFGFFIVVTTLALTIAFALANLLQPGRGVATTAARMAADISAPPTESFWIRLVPRSFADAMARGDVLQVVVFSIIFAVAVSLAGPAGRPILDLCRSLAQVMYRFTDMVMMAAPVGVFGAAAALVSRQGLQVGTSFVRLIAAVYLGLGLLLLVFYPLLALLSRIPLRKLYQAAQEPIAVAFATSSASGALPKAMESMEAMGVPRSIVSFTMGTGLNFNPSGSTVFIGVASLFIFQAFRIPLTLGDQLVLFGTLFVASKGIGGVPRSALVVIAAALPAMGLSPEVVGAGVALLLGIDPLLDMPRTAVNTAGNCLASALVARWQGALPGVQAWKDDEGKQRNSTA
- a CDS encoding radical SAM protein, encoding MGLFGTGELEKRAHAARVRLEDCDLCARCCHVNRRLSIAGAACHTGERAIVHSYGPHHGEEDPLRGRRGSGTIFFSWCSLRCTYCQNWEISQKGTGKEATPEEIASMMLELQSKGCHNINLVTPSHVVSPILAALLIAAECGLRVPLVYNTGGFDSMEALALLDGVVDIYMPDMKYGDPEVAFEYSRIKDYVEVNRAAVREMHRQVGDLVLDEGGIAVRGLLIRHLVLPGGLSGTEEVLSFIARAISTNTYINLMDQYHPCYRSGENPPLSSPLTAAEYMAAVKLCSRYGLWRLDHRM
- a CDS encoding TonB-dependent receptor, yielding MVSEEKAGAYQKARQINLDAARHGTFAEIGAGQEVARWFFRVGGAAATVAKTISAYDMTVSDAIYGPCDRYVSRNRLQAMLEHEYSLLLERLDAKRGATTTFFVFAETAAMGSSTHNQPGHAWIGMRFQHQPKVQPSEIILHVRMFETDNVYKQEALGILGVNLIYGGLYHYQGPANLISSLRDDLARERFEVDMIRFSGPCFAGVDNRLMSLQLVEQGFTDAAMFDAQGEVVQPHEVLFEKPILVERGSFRPVTRPGLDLLERAAARFAAELSERPVVVMEMSLRNLLSGDRIDHGDFLARVDILGALGKTVIISNFPYYYRLSAYLRFYTSKRIVFALGIPNLQRLFDEKYYTELPGGILESFGRLFMSGVKLYVYPTRNCQTGTLVTAETLAVAPNLRHLYAHLIDNKLIESIRDISEKDLHILPKEVLAMIQTGDPAWESMVPQPAIKLIKERGVFGYRPPAEAAVDKRS
- a CDS encoding bifunctional homocysteine S-methyltransferase/methylenetetrahydrofolate reductase, encoding MTTKSRAEEFRRQLESRTLVADGAMGTMLYSKGIFINRCYDELNLSSPDLVKGVHLEYVKAGAEILETNTFGANRMRLEGFGIADKLCAINQAGVRIAREAAGGDAFVAGALGPLGAHIEPLGPTSFAEARAIFAEQIECLLEAGADLLILETFTNLDELREAVLAARKVAGDDLVVVAQVTIDDYGSLRDGTDTRTFTLEMDQWPADVIGCNCSAGPKVTFETVEKMMQYSKKPVSAMPNAGHPALVDGRKLYLCSPEYMAQYARRMMWAGVKIVGGCCGITPEHIKLVRAEARSLQPGRRDHTVTLEEPAVKAQALPPVPVAQKSRLGTKLAEGRFAAFVEILPPRGVAYANEIAAARMCAERGIDCINVPDGPRASARMSAQVTCQLMQQLAGIEAVLHFCCRDRNILGIQSELLGAHAVGIRNLICITGDPPRMGSYPGATAVFDVDSIGLVNIVNNLNRGLDIGGNSMGSQTSFLIGVGANPGALNLEEELQRFDWKVQAGAEYVVTQPVFDPELLERFLARIEDARIPVIAGIWPLTSYRNAEFMMNELRAPVPENIMERMRRAPNAEAAAKEGLAIAREMVERVRHMVQGVQLSAPFGRYQAALEVAEAIGPH
- a CDS encoding molybdopterin-dependent oxidoreductase, with the protein product MSTYTTACPCNCYSTCSMQVEVEDGRIRRLEPHPDNAATPGGLCLKGLSYIERVHSPDRLLFPVARTPGISSFQRISWNEALERIAEKLNHFKAGWGPQSVLYYAGSGTKGLLNSVGISFWRLFGGCTTTYGDLCWPAGLEATRLTLGENKHNAPWDLANAKLIILWGKNPAETNIHQMPFVDQALAHGARLIVIDPRRTESAERAELLIQPRPGSDGALALGVAHLLLKRNHVDTPFIERHVFGFHEFCALAEDFTPERAAELSDVPVTHIERLADCFGSIRPATICAGFGMQRYTNSGQTMRAMIALIAITGNIGYPGAGWQFANLQSAVFDSIRDPLASYPPEKPDGIVRVAISPARLGQDMLAARDPELKMVWVERGNPVTQNPETHTVLKAFRALEFRVVVDQFLTDTAREADIVLPAKTLFEQSDVIGAYWHAYLQLRQKVLDPPGEVKPESEIYRLLAQRLGMPAAVVAEQIPGPTDAEVEAWLERKLAPFPEVTLERLRSGPVPAPGCQEIAFSDFVFPTPSGKIELLSQEAAQRWGVDPLPVCGDPEETRPRSPSSPTPYPLFFLTPNTKNQIHSQFGNLKMIRAVGEPSSVLIHPVDARKRGILDGSLVRIFNARGGIEAAARIDFSLKPGCVSMTNGTWISEGGTVNFCSFGRETDMGHGAAFHDNLVEIKKVVR